From Kamptonema formosum PCC 6407, a single genomic window includes:
- the atpH gene encoding ATP synthase F1 subunit delta yields MSTVNAEIVQPYASALMSVAQSNNLTEEFGQDVRALLSLLDSSAELRQVLGNPLVKPDVKKRVLEQVAGDGISPFVRNFLRLLVDKGRIYFLEGIGKEYLAKLRELNQTVLAEVTSAVPLSEAQQQTVKEKVQAMTGASQVELESKLDSELIGGVIIKVGSQVIDASLRGQLRRLGIRLSAG; encoded by the coding sequence GTGAGTACAGTTAACGCAGAAATCGTACAGCCTTACGCATCAGCATTGATGTCCGTGGCTCAGTCAAACAATCTCACTGAGGAATTTGGCCAAGATGTGCGTGCCTTGCTAAGCCTCTTGGACAGTTCCGCTGAACTGCGCCAGGTTTTAGGAAATCCTCTAGTTAAGCCAGATGTCAAAAAAAGAGTATTAGAGCAGGTAGCGGGTGATGGAATTAGCCCCTTCGTGCGAAACTTTTTGAGACTATTGGTAGATAAGGGAAGGATTTATTTCCTAGAGGGAATTGGCAAAGAATATCTAGCAAAACTCCGCGAATTAAATCAAACTGTTTTGGCGGAAGTAACTTCGGCTGTGCCGCTTTCAGAAGCGCAACAGCAGACAGTTAAGGAGAAAGTTCAAGCGATGACAGGCGCTAGTCAAGTTGAGCTTGAATCAAAACTTGATAGCGAGTTAATTGGCGGTGTCATCATCAAAGTAGGCTCTCAAGTAATTGATGCTAGCCTGCGCGGACAACTTCGCCGTCTAGGAATTCGTTTGAGTGCAGGGTAG